AAGCAAATGATACCTGCTATTGTAAGCAAGTTTGGCAACGTAAACTTTAGCGGTAATTTCAGCGGCTTACAGAATGATTTTGTGGCTTATGGTACTTTCAAAACCAGGCTCGGCCGTTTTGATACGGACATCAACCTGAAGATCGGTAAAAATGGAATACCGTCATACAGCGGTAAGCTAACTACCAATCAGTTTGATTTGGGTACACTGATAGATGATAAAACCATCGGTCGTACCTCATTCACCGCGCAGGTTAAGGGCAGCGGCGATGAGCTTAAGAATTTGAACATAGCGGCCAACGCCAAACTGAAAACTTTCCAGTTTAAAGGGTATACGTATAACAATGTATCGGTGGATGGTACGTTTAAACGCCGTTTTATTGATGGGCTGGTAAAGATAAACGACCGCAACATCAGGCTTACGCTGGACGGAACACTTGACCTGAACCCGAAACTGCCCGTATACGATTTTACTGCTAATATTCAGAACGCTCATCTGAATAAGCTTAAGCTGATGAAGGATACCATTACGGTGAGCACCACCTTGAACGCCGATTTTTCAGGTAATAACCTCGACAACATAAATGGTAATATATTTTTAACAGGTACCAGGCTGGTAAATCCGCGAACTAATTATGTGGTTGATTCTCTTTACCTGGCGGCGAGTGGCAGCGGCAGGCAACGCTTGCTGGAGTTTCAGTCGGACGCGGCTAATGGCAGTATAACCGGTAACTACAGCCTTTCAACACTGCCCGATTATTTCAAGACCATTGTTAAAAAATACATTCCATCGTTAAAAACGGATATCAAGCCGTTTAAACCGCAGGATTTTGATTTCAATTTTAAACTAAAGGATGTTGATCCGTTGCTGGCTGTTTTTATGCCGGGTCTTAAAATACCTGATCAGGGTACGCTGATCGGTAAGTTCAATTCGGCGGACCAAACCGCCACACTTACCGGTTACATTAAAACTATCCAATACAATAAGATCATTCTGCACGATCTGATTATTGACGAGAATACGGCGGCTCAGTACCTCAACGCTAACATAACGTTAAGCAAGGTTGACCTGAGCGATAGTTTGTACGTGAAAGATGTAAGTATCACCAACTTTTTGAACCGCGATAGCCTGAACTTCAACGTCAAACTATCGGATAAGAACGCTACCAATCAGCTGGACCTTTACGGTTTGGTAGAGTTTGGCCGGGATACCACCGCCAAGCTGAAACTATTACCGTCTGACGTTATACTCGATCGTGAGCAATGGAAACTGGAAGAGCAGGTGCGGATCAGGCTGCTGGACGGTAAAACCCAGATATCAAACTTTGAGCTAAGCAACGGCGAGCAGATGGTAACTGTTGATGGTTTTATATCAGACAAAGCAGAGGATAAGCTGAATGTTGTTTTTAAACAATTCCGCATGAGTACGCTTAATCCGTTAACCAAACCATCGGGTATTGCGTTACGCGGGGCGCTCAATGGCGAGGTAATATTAACATCGTTGCTTAAAGCGCCGGGTATGGATGCTGATTTGGGAATTGATACGCTGATGATGAACGCCACGCAGGTTGGTAATGTCAAAATTATATCGAACCTGGATAACGAGCGTAAAAAAGCCATCGTTAGGCTAAATATTCTTAACCGCGGCTTGGAAACAATGGATATTGAAGGTGCTTACTCATTGCTGAAAGATGACGAGAACGCGCTTGACTTCGACATCAACATGAACCAAACGGAGGCAATTATTTTTACGCCTTTCATAAGCAACCTCGTGTCAGATGTTAAGGGAACCATATCAACCAGTTTAAAACTTACGGGCTCATTGCAAAAACCATTGCTTAATGGCTTTGTCACCCTGAACAATACTGGGGTAACGGTGAACTACCTGAAAACGCCGTATACTTTAAGTGACCGTTTGGATGTTGAAAATAGCGTAATCAAGATTGATAAGATGGTGCTGAAAGATAACCGGAAGGGGCAGGGCATCGTAAATGGTACGGTCGATCTGAACAATATATCAAACCCTACGCTTGATATTAAGATTGAAGCGACCAACCTGCTGGCGCTAAATACAACATTTAAGGATAACCACCTGTATTATGGTACCGCCTTTGGCAGCGGCGATTTTAGCTTTACCGGGCCTATTGATAACATGAAGATTGATATACGTGCTGCTACGCAGGCAGGTACAGTTTTCAATATTCCGCTCAACGCATCATCAACTGCGGCCGATTATGATTTTATCAGGTTTGTAAGCCATAGTGATACT
This genomic interval from Mucilaginibacter defluvii contains the following:
- a CDS encoding translocation/assembly module TamB domain-containing protein, translating into MISILLLAFQYKPVQTWAAKKATSYLSKELDTKIDIKSLYIKPFSSVVLEGLYVLDKQKDTLLSTPRLIVEVSGFSIFNSIKKRYIDFTSVQLDNGSFYLKKQRDSTTNLQFIIDYFNSGDTTKKASKPWILDFERIGINNLRFRYKNQLRDTLVKGVNFDDIDVKGFSAVVRNLDLKNHLFKASVNKLTLKEKSGFYLKNLTAQTTVDTNQILLQQLTLQTPNSFLRDHFKMSFDSFDDFSDFERRVNMDADFKNAHLSSKDVAYFTSSLDKTQFELGVNGRIRGRVDNLRATNLLVTAGQSTYVKGNFRVKGLPDWENTFLGLDIEQIATNKKDLDYIVKRFTGSNKQMIPAIVSKFGNVNFSGNFSGLQNDFVAYGTFKTRLGRFDTDINLKIGKNGIPSYSGKLTTNQFDLGTLIDDKTIGRTSFTAQVKGSGDELKNLNIAANAKLKTFQFKGYTYNNVSVDGTFKRRFIDGLVKINDRNIRLTLDGTLDLNPKLPVYDFTANIQNAHLNKLKLMKDTITVSTTLNADFSGNNLDNINGNIFLTGTRLVNPRTNYVVDSLYLAASGSGRQRLLEFQSDAANGSITGNYSLSTLPDYFKTIVKKYIPSLKTDIKPFKPQDFDFNFKLKDVDPLLAVFMPGLKIPDQGTLIGKFNSADQTATLTGYIKTIQYNKIILHDLIIDENTAAQYLNANITLSKVDLSDSLYVKDVSITNFLNRDSLNFNVKLSDKNATNQLDLYGLVEFGRDTTAKLKLLPSDVILDREQWKLEEQVRIRLLDGKTQISNFELSNGEQMVTVDGFISDKAEDKLNVVFKQFRMSTLNPLTKPSGIALRGALNGEVILTSLLKAPGMDADLGIDTLMMNATQVGNVKIISNLDNERKKAIVRLNILNRGLETMDIEGAYSLLKDDENALDFDINMNQTEAIIFTPFISNLVSDVKGTISTSLKLTGSLQKPLLNGFVTLNNTGVTVNYLKTPYTLSDRLDVENSVIKIDKMVLKDNRKGQGIVNGTVDLNNISNPTLDIKIEATNLLALNTTFKDNHLYYGTAFGSGDFSFTGPIDNMKIDIRAATQAGTVFNIPLNASSTAADYDFIRFVSHSDTTKKEAEDISKKFNGVTLNFDLSADEGTTVKIVTDYGKLEGNGVTRNLKLNINSLGDFEMFGDFLISSGKFEFTAKNFISKNFQVNQGGTIRWTGDPANAEINLNAVYEVRTNIAPLYTAAGFTSPRGNQQVLVQAQLLLSKSLLLPVIDFDFTFPTEPNIKEDVATYLSDNTNRSQQALSIIVRRSFTAGTGGGNLNEQVLSTASDAVSEFAFNQLNSFIAQSNIKNIDLNIRSFNEASLSVRLFNDRLILNGSLFTNTGSNNLFYNNTNLFNANFNNLTKDFEALYRIRKDGNLTARYSYRVLSGTALSTFNPLDVQYVNGIGLVYQRDFDSVGEFLRNIFRQGRRRTAPTTPNPINPTPAQSPTPAVNYKLRDDDE